One genomic window of Solanum dulcamara chromosome 10, daSolDulc1.2, whole genome shotgun sequence includes the following:
- the LOC129871227 gene encoding pollen receptor-like kinase 3, with amino-acid sequence MAAIPLFLLLLLQTTSPKKHHLFLFHISMFFLIFLSNLQISFSISEDEALIKFKESLKNTTALDSSWLKGTSPCDKNKKWARIQCEGNAVEGLLLDEAGLSGELDIDPLIALPGLRVLEIANNSFSGTIPEFFFLGALKSIYIDGNQFSGEIPKDFFSKMGSLKKIWLSRNKFSGTIPESLANLKYLMELHLESNAFSGHIPSLSQVSLTSIDLSNNKLQGKIPQGMSKFGADPFKGNADLCGQQLGKECNKEIKKTQGAPMSKLKWIILGIVVSLLLVTILFRVKHKEDHFDKLGKENLDEGLHVASSIRKSMSIRSKGGDSFHGSTRRGGSQGGKAMGDLVLLNNEKGTFGLPDLMKAAAEVLGNGVLGSAYKAKMGNGMSVVVKRLREMNKMNRDIFDAEMRKLGKLRHKNILQLLAYHYRKEEKLMVSEYVPKGSLLYLLHGDRGVSHGELNWPTRLKIIQGVASGMCYLHSEFASYAVPHGNLKSSNILINENYEPLLSDYAFYPLINNTQIVQSLFAYKAPEAAQHQQLTPKHDIYCLGIIILEILTGKFPSQYLNNQKGGTDVVQWVQSAIADQRESELIDPEIASATDSVEQMVKLLHVGAACTISNPDKRIDMKETLRRIEEISLI; translated from the exons ATGGCCGCCATTCCCCTattcctccttctccttcttcaaaCTACGTCTCCCAAAAAACACcatcttttcctttttcatatCTCCATGTTCTTCCTCATTTTTCTATCTAATCTACAAATTTCTTTCTCCATTTCCGAAGACGAGGCCTTGATCAAATTCAAAGAATCTTTAAAGAACACCACAGCTTTAGATTCATCTTGGCTCAAAGGTACAAGTCCATGTGACAAAAATAAGAAATGGGCTCGTATTCAATGCGAAGGGAACGCGGTAGAAGGCCTCCTTTTAGATGAAGCTGGCTTATCAGGAGAACTTGATATTGATCCATTGATAGCACTTCCAGGACTCAGAGTTCTTGAAATTGCAAACAATTCATTTTCAGGAACAATTCCTGAATTCTTCTTTCTTGGTGCACTTAAATCTATTTATATAGATGGAAACCAATTCTCAGGAGAAATTCCTAAAGATTTCTTTTCCAAAATGGGGTCTCTTAAAAAGATTTGGCTTTCAAGAAACAAATTTTCAGGAACAATTCCTGAATCATTGGCaaacttgaaatacttgatggAACTTCATCTTGAAAGTAATGCATTTTCAGGTCATATTCCATCTTTATCACAAGTGAGTTTAACATCTATTGATCTATCAAACAATAAATTGCAAGGCAAAATCCCTCAGGGGATGTCGAAATTTGGTGCTGACCCTTTTAAAGGAAATGCAGACTTGTGTGGACAACAATTAGGGAAAGAATGCAATAAGGAAATCAAAAAGACTCAAGGAGCACCAATGTCAAAATTGAAATGGATCATTCTTGGTATAGTAGTTAGTCTTTTATTGGTGACGATTCTTTTTCGCGTCAAGCACAAGGAAGATCATTTCGACAAGCTTGGGAAAGAGAATCTTGATGAGGGGTTGCACGTTGCAAGCTCGATTAGGAAGAGCATGAGCATTCGTAGCAAAGGAGGTGACTCGTTTCATGGATCAACGCGAAGGGGAGGGTCACAGGGTGGTAAGGCTATGGGGGACCTCGTGTTGCTGAACAACGAAAAGGGTACATTTGGATTGCCTGATTTGATGAAGGCAGCTGCTGAGGTACTCGGAAACGGGGTGTTAGGATCAGCTTACAAGGCAAAAATGGGAAATGGAATGTCTGTTGTGGTTAAGAGATTGAGAGAGATGAATAAAATGAATAGAGATATTTTTGATGCAGAGATGAGAAAACTTGGAAAGTTAAGGCACAAAAATATACTTCAACTATTGGCATATCATTacagaaaagaagagaaattgATGGTATCTGAATATGTTCCCAAAGGCAGCCTATTATATCTATTACATG GTGATCGAGGAGTATCACACGGTGAGCTAAATTGGCCTACTCGCCTAAAGATCATCCAGGGAGTTGCTAGTGGAATGTGTTATCTTCATTCCGAGTTTGCATCGTATGCAGTACCTCATGGGAACCTCAAGTCTAGCAACATTCTAATAAATGAAAACTACGAGCCACTTCTATCAGATTACGCCTTCTATCCACTTATCAACAACACACAAATTGTTCAATCCCTTTTCGCGTATAAAGCACCAGAAGCAGCACAACATCAACAGCTTACTCCAAAACACGACATCTATTGTCTTGGAATCATAATACTCGAGATCCTTACAGGGAAATTCCCTTCTCAGTATCTCAACAATCAAAAAGGTGGAACGGACGTTGTTCAATGGGTGCAATCAGCAATAGCTGACCAAAGAGAATCCGAATTGATTGATCCAGAGATAGCGTCTGCAACAGATTCCGTTGAACAAATGGTGAAGCTCCTTCATGTAGGAGCTGCTTGTACTATAAGCAATCCGGATAAGAGGATTGACATGAAGGAAACATTAAGGAGGATAGAAGAGATAAGTTTAATTTGA
- the LOC129871376 gene encoding uncharacterized protein LOC129871376, with translation MASYSTEPTASKIVAKLNLKPHPEGGFYSETFRDNSVILSRSHLPSTYKVDRPISTCIYFLLPSGSASHLHRIPCAETWHFYMGEPLTVMELNEIDGKVKLTCIGPDPIVDDQLVQYTVPPNVWFGAFPTRDYNISSDMQVTKAPTRDGEKHFSLVGCTCAPAFQFEDFELAKRSDLVSRFPAHESLLSLLAFPEL, from the exons atggcaTCATATTCTACAGAGCCTACAGCTTCTAAAATTGttgctaagcttaacttgaagCCACATCCAGAAGGTGGATTTTACTCAGAAACATTCAGAGATAACTCAGTTATTCTCTCCAGATCTCATCTTCCATCTACAT ATAAGGTTGATCGACCTATCAGTACGTGCATCTACTTCTTGCTACCTTCTGGAAGCGCATCTCATCTTCATCGGATACCGTGTGCAGAAACATGGCATTTTTATATGGGAGAGCCACTCACA GTGATGGAACTAAACGAGATTGATGGCAAGGTGAAGTTAACTTGCATCGGACCTGATCCCATTGTAGATGATCAACTCGTGCAGTATACAGTACCTCCGAATGTATGGTTTGGTGCATTTCCCACGAGGGATTACAACATATCTTCCGATATGCAAGTAACGAAAGCACCTACAAGAGATGGTGAGAAGCATTTCTCTCTAGTTGGATGTACCTGTGCTCCAGCATTTCAGTTTGAAGATTTTGAATTGGCAAAACGTTCTGATCTTGTTTCGCGTTTTCCTGCCCACGAATCCCTCCTCTCTTTGCTCGCCTTCCCTGAGCTGTGA
- the LOC129870905 gene encoding sm-like protein LSM1B, with protein MSNWSDSNDKLFSSSLASYLDRKIVILLRDGRELLGTFRSFDQYANIVLEGTSERIIVGNLYCDISLGLYIVRGENVMLIGQRESNEEELPPHMTCVSAAEIKRAQKADKDAEELKGATRKRMEFLDFD; from the exons ATGTCTAATTGGTCAGATTCAAATGACAAATTATTCTCATCAAGCCTTGCAAGCTATCTTGATA GAAAAATTGTTATATTACTACGAGATGGTAGAGAACTCTTGGGAACTTTTCGTTCTTTCGATCAATATG CAAATATAGTATTGGAAGGTACATCAGAAAGAATAATTGTGGGAAATCTTTATTGTGACATATCTTTGGGTCTCTACATTGTTCGTGGGGAAAATGTTATGCTCATCGGACAACGG GAGTCTAACGAGGAGGAACTCCCCCCACACATGACTTGTGTGTCAGCAGCAGAAATCAAAAGG GCTCAAAAGGCAGACAAGGATGCAGAAGAACTTAAGGGTGCCACTAGAaagagaatggagtttcttgactttgactaa
- the LOC129870689 gene encoding uncharacterized protein LOC129870689, whose protein sequence is MADHEEFVKSVEDGLRLSKRIYFGKDRAVAPPKQMTAMVKSVESYFPTSPMMYAVIENPAFVDNPDIPSYQPHVHGRCDPPALIPLQMNGVSVAADCYFDTAFVTVTGSWRLHCVMSSRSCDCRIAVPMGEQGSILGVEVELPRKSYSTKLVAEDDERENKKLAKIEDGCFLKPHIFTLTIPEVDGGTYISVTIRWSQKLLYRDGQFTLSIPYSFPGYVTPVGKKISKKEKIQFNVNCGLGTEVSYKAISHPLKELENEDEKSGLFYEADVLNWSSNDVVITYKISSPNYQGSVLLQSPQQHDTDQRKMFSCYLFPGAQECRKVFRKEVIFVVDISGSMKGKPIDDTKQALSVALSKLDSQDLFNIIAFNSEEYLFSSSLEVATKEAIGNAIQWIDMNFIAGGSTNILNPLKQAIGMLSNAGESMPIIFLVTDGAVEDERQICKFMKSHFTQNRTMCPRLYTFGIGLFCNHYFLRTLAMMSRGHYDAAFDVELLQVRLERLFSRASSIILANIAFENLDGLEELEVYPSQIPDLSSEGPVVLSGRYQGVFPEMLKAKGKLADMSNFSVEVKGFKSKPILLDKARVKQQIEILTAQAWFTENKDLEQKIAKMSIQDAVLSEYTRMAFVETERVRVIKPTTKRKVYSDDEKVEERLVQKTILLHYLGFGFGNLTATIENIPPGAIEIEDEAADIIAKATSNCCGKLCVLCCCCSCCIRTCSKMNHQCAIALTQCLGAVGCLGCFTCCQYCCCEDNK, encoded by the exons ATGGCGGATCACGAGGAATTTGTGAAATCGGTAGAAGACGGGTTGAGGTTATCAAAACGGATATATTTTGGGAAGGATCGTGCGGTTGCGCCGCCGAAGCAGATGACGGCGATGGTGAAATCGGTGGAATCGTATTTTCCGACGTCGCCTATGATGTATGCTGTGATTGAGAATCCTGCATTTGTTGATAACCCGGATATTCCGAGTTATCAACCTCATGTGCATGGAAGGTGCGATCCTCCTGCTTTGATTCCGTTACAGATGAACGGTGTTTCGGTTGCGGCGGATTGTTATTTCGATACGGCGTTTGTTACTGTTACGGGTTCGTGGCGTTTGCATTGTGTTATGAGTAGCCGGAGCTGTGATTGTCGCATTGCTGTTCCCATGGGCGAGCAG GGTTCAATTCTAGGTGTCGAGGTTGAGTTACCCAGGAAATCATACAGCACTAAACTAGTTGCCGAGGATGATGAAagggaaaataaaaagttagCCAAAATTGAAGATGGATGCTTTCTGAAGCCCCATATTTTTACCCTTACAATACCAGAG GTTGATGGGGGAACCTATATCTCAGTCACTATTAGATGGTCTCAGAAGTTATTGTATCGCGATGGCCAATTTACCTTGAGCATACCCTATAGTTTCCCGGGGTACGTGACTCCAGTTGGAAAGAAGATAtctaagaaagaaaagatacaGTTTAATGTTAACTGTGGTCTGGGAACTGAGGTTTCGTATAAGGCTATCAGTCACCCTCTTAAG GAGCTAGaaaatgaagatgaaaagtCGGGCTTGTTCTATGAAGCTGATGTCCTTAACTGGTCAAGTAATGATGTTGTAATTACTTACAAG ATCTCGAGTCCCAACTACCAAGGCAGTGTACTTCTGCAATCTCCCCAACAACATGACACTGATCAGAGAAAGATGTTCAGCTGCTATCTTTTTCCAGGTGCCCAGGAGTGTAGAAAG GTCTTCAGAAAGGAAGTGATATTTGTTGTTGATATAAGTGGGAGCATGAAGGGAAAACCAATCGATGATACCAAACAAGCACTCTCTGTAGCATTATCAAAACTTGATTCCCAAGATTTGTttaacataatagcttttaacAGTGAAGAGTACCTATTTTCATCATCACTGGAAGTAGCAACCAAGGAGGCTATTGGCAATGCAATTCAGTGGATTGACATGAACTTTATTGCTGGTGGCAGTACAAATATCTTGAATCCATTGAAACAG GCCATAGGGATGTTGTCTAATGCTGGAGAATCCATGCCTATCATTTTTCTGGTCACAGATGGAGCTGTTGAAGATGAAAGACAGATCTGTAAATTCATGAAGAGTCATTTCACACAAAACAGAACAATGTGCCCACGGCTTTACACATTTGGCATAG GATTATTCTGCAACCATTATTTTCTGCGCACACTAGCAATGATGAGTCGTGGTCATTATGATGCTGCTTTTGATGTTG AATTACTTCAAGTTCGTTTGGAGAGGCTATTCTCCAGGGCTTCATCTATCATCCTTGCAAATATTGCTTTTGAGAACCTTGATGGTCTTGAAGAATTAGAG GTGTATCCCTCTCAAATTCCAGACCTTTCATCTGAAGGACCTGTAGTCTTATCAGGCAGATACCAAGGAGTGTTTCCTGAGATGCTTAAAGCTAAAGGAAAATTAGCAGACATGAGCAATTTCTCTGTGGAGGTGAAAGGGTTCAAGTCCAAACCCATACTTCTTGACAAG GCAAGGGTGAAGCAGCAGATTGAAATACTCACAGCTCAGGCATGGTTTACAGAAAATAAGGATCTTGAACAGAAG ATTGCAAAAATGAGTATACAAGATGCAGTGCTCTCTGAGTATACGCGCATGGCATTCGTGGAGACTGAAAGAGTGAGAGTCATTAAGCCAACCACAAAGAGGAAG GTTTATTCTGATGATGAGAAGGTAGAGGAACGCTTAGTACAGAAGACAATATTACTACACTACCTTGGCTTTGGTTTTGGTAACCTCACTGCTACAATTGAGAATATTCCTCCTGGAGCCATCGAGATAGAGGACGAAGCAGCAGATATCATTGCAAAAGCAACGTCGAATTGTTGCGGAAAGTTATGTGTTCTATGCTGCTGTTGCAGTTGCTGCATTAGGACATGTTCGAAAATGAATCATCAGTGTGCAATTGCACTCACCCAGTGTCTAGGTGCCGTGGGATGTTTAGGTTGCTTCACTTGTTGTCAATACTGCTGTTGTGAAgataataagtaa
- the LOC129870814 gene encoding protein trichome birefringence-like 16 isoform X1, which produces MKGGLKVSQISLILIGFVCATILLLAYVKSLFLSSSVLPQTHVLQLSPDLLVKDEEGLGERSGLEQSEDSANFDSEKYPTYANSSPVIKVTEELITHEEIGGIAPNFTEKGDLKDVTDKKSGLIEQQTDVSTAVSSGDERSENSTTTLERQDCNFAKGRWVIDDSRPLYSGFGCKQWLSSMWACRLTQRTDFEYEKLRWRLKNCEMEEFTGVKFLKRMQNKTLAFIGDSLGRQQFQSLMCMITGGKDRPNVLDVGHEYGLVQSRGSARPDGWAFRFPDTKTTILYYWSASLCDLTPINPSDLATDYAMHLDRPPAFLSHFLPRLDVLVLNTGHHWNRGKLKANRWVMYVGGVPNTNRKIATIGGAKNFTIHSIVNWVNSQLPKYPHVKAFYRSISPRHFFNGDWNTGGTCDNTTPLSEGKEVLQDESSDYDAAHAVRGTDVKLLDITALSQLRDEGHISRYSIKATPGAQDCLHWCLPGVPDTWNEILFAQI; this is translated from the exons ATGAAGGGAGGTTTAAAGGTGTCACAGATCTCTCTCATCCTTATCGGATTTGTATGTGCTACcattcttcttttggcatatgtGAAAAGCCTATTTCTTTCTTCTTCGGTACTACCTCAGACTCATGTCTTGCAGCTTTCACCAG ATCTTCTAGTGAAAGATGAAGAAGGCTTGGGAGAAAGAAGCGGATTGGAGCAATCAGAGGACAGTGCTAACTTTGATTCTGAAAAATATCCTACTTATGCAAACTCTTCACCAGTAATTAAGGTGACTGAAGAATTGATTACTCATGAAGAAATAGGAG GTATTGCTCCCAACTTTACTGAAAAAGGAGATCTAAAAGATGTTACTGACAAAAAAAGTGGTTTAATAGAGCAGCAAACTGACGTTTCCACTGCTGTGAGTTCTGGGGATGAACGTAGTGAAAATTCGACAACTACCCTGGAAAGACAAG ATTGCAACTTTGCTAAAGGCAGATGGGTCATAGATGATAGCCGACCTTTATATTCTGGATTTGGCTGCAAGCAATGGTTGTCATCTATGTGGGCTTGCCGCTTGACACAACGTACAGATTTTGAATACGAAAAGTTACGTTGGCGACTCAAAAATTGTGAGATGGAAGAGTTTACAGGTGTTAAATTTCTGAAAAG GATGCAAAACAAAACTCTGGCGTTTATCGGGGATTCGCTTGGTAGACAGCAATTTCAGTCACTTATGTGTATGATTACTGGTGGAAAAGATAGACCTAATGTTCTTGATGTGGGGCATGAATATGGTCTTGTGCAATCTCGTGGTTCTGCACGACCTGATGGATGGGCTTTTCGATTTCCAGACACCAAAACAACTATTCTCTATTATTGGTCTGCTAGTCTCTGTGACTTGACACCCATAAATCCATCCGATCTTGCTACTGATTACGCCATGCACCTAGACCGTCCTCCAgcatttttgagtcattttcttCCGAGGTTGGACGTCCTTGTTCTAAACACAGGACACCATTGGAATAGAGGAAAGCTTAAGGCCAACCGGTGGGTCATGTATGTGGGCGGTGTTCCTAATACAAACAGGAAGATTGCAACTATTGGTGGTGCCAAGAATTTTACAATTCACAGTATTGTCAATTGGGTGAACTCACAGCTGCCAAAATACCCTCATGTAAAAGCATTCTATCGGTCTATATCACCCAGACATTTCTTTAATGGAGATTGGAACACTGGAGGGACCTGTGACAACACCACTCCACTTTCCGAGGGGAAGGAAGTTTTACAAGACGAATCAAGTGACTATGATGCAGCACACGCTGTAAGAGGAACAGACGTTAAGCTTTTGGATATCACTGCTTTATCCCAGCTGAGAGATGAAGGTCATATATCTCGATACAGCATCAAAGCAACACCCGGAGCCCAGGATTGTCTACATTGGTGCTTACCTGGTGTTCCAGATACATGGAATGAAATTCTTTTTGCTCAAATTTGA
- the LOC129870814 gene encoding protein trichome birefringence-like 16 isoform X2 translates to MRLYDTFLLADMESLICTPFIKWFGWIFTAVILLYDLLVKDEEGLGERSGLEQSEDSANFDSEKYPTYANSSPVIKVTEELITHEEIGGIAPNFTEKGDLKDVTDKKSGLIEQQTDVSTAVSSGDERSENSTTTLERQDCNFAKGRWVIDDSRPLYSGFGCKQWLSSMWACRLTQRTDFEYEKLRWRLKNCEMEEFTGVKFLKRMQNKTLAFIGDSLGRQQFQSLMCMITGGKDRPNVLDVGHEYGLVQSRGSARPDGWAFRFPDTKTTILYYWSASLCDLTPINPSDLATDYAMHLDRPPAFLSHFLPRLDVLVLNTGHHWNRGKLKANRWVMYVGGVPNTNRKIATIGGAKNFTIHSIVNWVNSQLPKYPHVKAFYRSISPRHFFNGDWNTGGTCDNTTPLSEGKEVLQDESSDYDAAHAVRGTDVKLLDITALSQLRDEGHISRYSIKATPGAQDCLHWCLPGVPDTWNEILFAQI, encoded by the exons ATGCGACTTTACGATACATTCTTACTTGCGGACATGGAGTCTCTAATATGTACACCTTTTATCAAATGGTTTGGCTGGATCTTTACAGCAGTGATCTTACTTTATG ATCTTCTAGTGAAAGATGAAGAAGGCTTGGGAGAAAGAAGCGGATTGGAGCAATCAGAGGACAGTGCTAACTTTGATTCTGAAAAATATCCTACTTATGCAAACTCTTCACCAGTAATTAAGGTGACTGAAGAATTGATTACTCATGAAGAAATAGGAG GTATTGCTCCCAACTTTACTGAAAAAGGAGATCTAAAAGATGTTACTGACAAAAAAAGTGGTTTAATAGAGCAGCAAACTGACGTTTCCACTGCTGTGAGTTCTGGGGATGAACGTAGTGAAAATTCGACAACTACCCTGGAAAGACAAG ATTGCAACTTTGCTAAAGGCAGATGGGTCATAGATGATAGCCGACCTTTATATTCTGGATTTGGCTGCAAGCAATGGTTGTCATCTATGTGGGCTTGCCGCTTGACACAACGTACAGATTTTGAATACGAAAAGTTACGTTGGCGACTCAAAAATTGTGAGATGGAAGAGTTTACAGGTGTTAAATTTCTGAAAAG GATGCAAAACAAAACTCTGGCGTTTATCGGGGATTCGCTTGGTAGACAGCAATTTCAGTCACTTATGTGTATGATTACTGGTGGAAAAGATAGACCTAATGTTCTTGATGTGGGGCATGAATATGGTCTTGTGCAATCTCGTGGTTCTGCACGACCTGATGGATGGGCTTTTCGATTTCCAGACACCAAAACAACTATTCTCTATTATTGGTCTGCTAGTCTCTGTGACTTGACACCCATAAATCCATCCGATCTTGCTACTGATTACGCCATGCACCTAGACCGTCCTCCAgcatttttgagtcattttcttCCGAGGTTGGACGTCCTTGTTCTAAACACAGGACACCATTGGAATAGAGGAAAGCTTAAGGCCAACCGGTGGGTCATGTATGTGGGCGGTGTTCCTAATACAAACAGGAAGATTGCAACTATTGGTGGTGCCAAGAATTTTACAATTCACAGTATTGTCAATTGGGTGAACTCACAGCTGCCAAAATACCCTCATGTAAAAGCATTCTATCGGTCTATATCACCCAGACATTTCTTTAATGGAGATTGGAACACTGGAGGGACCTGTGACAACACCACTCCACTTTCCGAGGGGAAGGAAGTTTTACAAGACGAATCAAGTGACTATGATGCAGCACACGCTGTAAGAGGAACAGACGTTAAGCTTTTGGATATCACTGCTTTATCCCAGCTGAGAGATGAAGGTCATATATCTCGATACAGCATCAAAGCAACACCCGGAGCCCAGGATTGTCTACATTGGTGCTTACCTGGTGTTCCAGATACATGGAATGAAATTCTTTTTGCTCAAATTTGA